In Rhopalosiphum padi isolate XX-2018 chromosome 3, ASM2088224v1, whole genome shotgun sequence, the genomic stretch aaataattgtttaattaatttgaaaaacgtCTGTGATGTTTTGCTTTCACACTTGGGCTGGAGATTTGAAACATTGAATAATGTATCCTTAGATTTTAGTTTTCTGACTGGATCTGAACTATTCGAAAAAGAAACAGACCAATTAGTCAAAGCAGCAGCTGATTTagccttaaaatataataaagacttAAACGCTTCAGAACTAACCgaagaaataatacattttaagcatCATGCCATAAGTGCATTACccagtattaaaaatacaacacCATTAGAACTATTAGAGTTTATTTTTGAGTATTCTATGGCTAgtatttttccaaatatttgCATAGCGCTTCGGCTTTATTTAACATTGCCATGCACAACAGCCACGTGTGAACGGAGTTTCAGCAAACTGAAACTAATCAAAACTTATTTACGTTCCAcagtaaataaaactaaactGACTAATCTTGCGTTATTATCTATAGAAAAAGAAATATCAAACTCCATCGATTTCGATTCAGTTATAAACGACTTCGCTGAAGTAAAAGCCAGAAGAATAaagctttaaatttatttaaatatgtaaagtgTAATGAAAGTAGcagatttgtaaataaaaaatgttttaataaaaaagttctttcatattgaattaaacaagtgtattattaattattttaatagttagaaAAGATAGAGCATACTCTTTAGCATActttaatagtagtgtaaaaatcagaataacttctatttagtttaattattgtaacacaagtaataagtaataagatcTTATGAGCATCAGAGTATGAACTAGcttgatatttttaactatgttagttaacattattatgtgtttaaaaatcaataagtatgtagtatgtaaagtatgtttgtaattttagttccatttattagaaaacaattaaaGGGAATGATATATTTTCAGTCTTGGTCTATGATTGggcgtaattttaatattttccccGGGCGTAAAAAATCTTAGATCCGCCTCTGATAAAAATCcacgtacataataatgtatcatatcAGGTTAgtaatcaaattttcaaaacattaaaacatttgttaacactttttaaataatttttttttatgattaatattaatgataattacatGGCTAAGGCCATAGTTATTCATagcaatcaataaaaattgtatacatatactttgaaatttaaataatttttaattaaactgacAGTGTATTTGTTGTTAGTCGAAACTTGAATAACATACAGCTCTTGTAAAAATAGTACATGCCTGTGAATCAATTTCCAAGGAAATGTTACTTAAAGTAACCCACCATGAAGTGTTGAAACGAATGGAAATGTGTTTAAAAGTAAATGGTCAAAAATTTgaacatttgataaaatataagtaaatagataattataattctaaatggcattatcttttatttagtgaaaatgtatatgtataaataactctTGTCTTTAATGtcactaacctaacctataactACTAAACATCAAAAAGTGACcacattattactataatataaaccttaTTGCTTACGGTGcagtttaattacaatttaatgtgACACactatttcaatttcaatagtTATAGATAAAGTTGTTTGTGGTctgttaataattgataatataacaaaatgttttaatgaattaactaaaaaaattaaatccaaaAACCACAAAATCATGCTAATGTTGATTCTTAAATTAATGCACAgcttaaaatatgataactgcttttataaaaagatttacaacttcaaatgaaatatagaattagttgaaaatgaaattatatttgtaaatgccaaaattattttttttaaatttaaacagatTTTACAACAGTGgattaaatagttttacttgACACTTATTTGAATATGTCACTTACAACTATGTGCAAATagtatctaaaaattattttaagcacAAGACTTCAATTTGTAATGTTCCTGaaaccaattataaaattaaaataaaatttaataaaaactaaagaatatattaccttatgtattatacataaaaacattacCCATTGGTAATATATCTTTGAAATAGAATATACATTGATAtagaaattaaacataatacatgaatattgttaacattttaacaacacACAAGATTAAATTCCCTGGtagtctttttttaaattatcactgTAGTCacatataacatttttgtgaaataataacaatatccaCATTGCCAGATTATATTTAACCTTTCTACAAgtaaaaacaattcaattttaaaaacaatgaagttaatttactaaaatgtatCTATTGAAGTATTTAAGCTAAAGTACTTTTTATAAGATTAGGTATAACTACTTACACTTTAAAATCATGCTGCAATCATGATGCCTATGTTAAAAAGTTGATCACAATTGGGCATTTAAGTATGAGCatcaaaatagaaataataactaggtaatatttttttctgaaatcaaATAAATGagataaaattatgtttgatacaaactgaaaaataagcataaaaaatattttacttacaattATGTGAAAatctatctataaattattttgtccagaaaatatgttttatcttGTGTTTCACATTTTAGGCTGGATGAGTATCAAAAGAATAATGTTTGTAATGTACCTGAAAccaagtataaaaatttaaatgacatttaataaaaaactgaataatatacaGTACGAGATATGATGCATTATCGGGAGTAGTAAGTTAATgcgcacaatataataataaaaaattaaatttgtatattaattatgattaaaagttAGTGCAACCAGGGttgttatgtttaaaacaaaCGAAAAAAACATATTGATGTTGTTTTAGACGTTTAAAACACAAGTTTTAAACATCAATGAAAAACGtgtgtctaaaaaaaatatttttagtaaatttacctaCTGTACAGCACTCAATCACTCACTTGACTCACTTGCTAACCTTGAAAAAAacgcattttttttaataaaaacaaaaaaaaacaaaaacggcgttttaaaagttttttaaagacggtttttttacatgtttaaaacgtgtttttttggattttttgtttgttgttttaaacgttgtttttttatttttattaaaaaaaatgcgtTTTTTTCAACCATGATTGCAACACATTTATATACAGTAGTCAGTAGGTAATTGTATGTACGtaggtacaaaaaaattattatataatatttttatttttattccgtttttttttaaattttattatttattttaggctagtataattggttataaaaccaaaaaaattttatttgctGGTATCCGAAATCGATATTGCGTGACGTGTGAGAGAGCGTCTCATAAAAACATCGATGCACCTAAACATGCATGTTTTTTGAACTGGAAAAAGGGAGCAGGAAGTATAGGTCAAATAAccatacagtgttttacagctGTGGCACAAATCACGAAGCTGGAGTAGGCTTTATAATCAAGAATGATATACTCCCATATGTTAAGAATTTTATAGCGTATAATGAAAGGCTGTGCTACATACAAGTCGAATGTAAATGGTTAAACATGACATTAGTAAATGGTTATGCACCAACAGAGGAAAAAAGAAACCAGATCAAGGAAAAATTCTATAGCGAGTTAGATACCATATATGAATGCATACCAAAAAGAATACCGAAAATAATAATGGGGGACTTTAATGCAAAAATAGGGAAAGAGAGAGTTTTTGAACCTACAATCGGCCAAGAAAGCCTACATCAAATATCCAATGACAACGGGATAAGACTCATTACATTTGCAGGATCTAAGAATATGCGGATCAGTAGTACCTTTTTCCCACATAAGAGAATACACAAACAGACATGGATGTCACCAAACGGAACCACAAAAAACCAGATTGACCACGTAGCGACagataacataataaaacattggATTCAGGATGTAAGAAGTTACAGGGGAGTAGGAGCCCACTCAGACCACTTCCTAGTTAAAACGACACTCCGACTAAAGCTACCAAGACAATGGACGCAGAAGCCTAgagataaaacaaaattgaacatagaaaatatgaaaaaggAGAGCATCGTAAGAAAATACAAACAAACAATGATGACTAAGTTAAATACTGTAGAATAGTCACAAGACATTCAAAAGAAATGGGAAAATCTAAGAACCATTATTAAAACAACAGCGGAAGAAACAATTGGACTAGAACCCAGGAGaagacaaaataaatagttCAATGATAACTGTAAGAAGGTGATAGAAGACAGAGACAAAGCAAGAATTGAAGTATTGAGATCTAACACCGAAGAAAAATTGCAAATATGGGCACAAATACACAGAGCATGCAAACAGATAAAAAGAAGGGAAAAAAGAATCTGggaagaacaaaaaataaaaaccattgaaGAGGAATACCTGAATTCTCGTACCTTTTTTGGGATAACAAACGAACTAACGAAAAAACGTAAACCAAGAACTATGATAATGAAGAATAGCAATAACGTACTGATCACAGAAGAAAAAAAGATTGCAGAAGAATTCAGAGAGGCGTTTAAACAGCTATTGGGAAAAACAGTGGATACAATCGAAGAGAGTATAACATATCTAACTGCAGAACCAGAGGATAAAATACCAAGTAAAGAAGAAATAGAAGTGGCcattaaaatgcttaaaaataacaaagcaCCAGGAGAAGACTCGATCATATCTGAACTCCTGAGGAACGGTGGACAAAAGCTAATGCAGGAAATATGGTACCTATTAAAAGAAATATGGAAAACTGAAAGAATTCCATCGGAATGGAACCTGTCGATAATATGCCCCATATATAAAAAAGGGGACCCCATGAATGTAAAGAATTATAGGGGAATATCTTTACTCAACACAGCATACAAGATTCTATCGAACACTTTACTAAACCGATTAAGACCATACGCCAATAACATCATAGGAGAATATCAGAGTGGTTTCATGTCAGGCAGATCAACAATAGACCATGTTTTCACGCTTAAACAAATAATAGAAAAGTACTACGAGTTCAACAGACCGCTACATTTAATCTTTATAGACTTTAAACAGGCATACGATTCCGTAAAAAGAACAGAAATATGGAGAAGCTTAAAGCTATTAGGAGTCCCCTCAAAACTAATATCGATGATAAGAGTGAGCACGGAAGGATCAAGATGCGCAGTTAAATTTGGTCACGAGAAATCAGAAGAATTCCAAACAACAACAGGATTAAAACAAGGTGACGCACTGTCACCAATACTATTTAACATAGTACTAGAGATGGCAATAAGGGAAGTACAAGAAGAATACCTAGGAATTAACTGCGGCCAAAACCTTCCATTACTAGCATATGCCGATGACGTGGTAATATTAGGCGAAAGCGAGCAGGACATCAAAAAATCAACGGAATTACTGATACGAAGCACAAACAAACGGGGACTCAACATTAACGAGACTAAATCAAAATACA encodes the following:
- the LOC132925797 gene encoding zinc finger MYM-type protein 1-like, with amino-acid sequence MDFDESADEWNVSAKNNCLINLKNVCDVLLSHLGWRFETLNNVSLDFSFLTGSELFEKETDQLVKAAADLALKYNKDLNASELTEEIIHFKHHAISALPSIKNTTPLELLEFIFEYSMASIFPNICIALRLYLTLPCTTATCERSFSKLKLIKTYLRSTVNKTKLTNLALLSIEKEISNSIDFDSVINDFAEVKARRIKL